In Streptomyces ambofaciens ATCC 23877, a single genomic region encodes these proteins:
- the divIC gene encoding cell division protein DivIC, with protein sequence MAVKDRDRFSTATRIRIIGEQTAARVYRSQTKRQARRSRLTGRAALLAMVLCSLVVALAYPIRQYVAQRAEIADLQREQRETRGRVEELRDLKARWQDDAYAEQQVRLRLHYVMPGETGFVVVDPDAAKQARAEAGAADRPWYRNVWDGVDKADAAARRP encoded by the coding sequence ATGGCGGTGAAGGACCGGGACCGTTTCTCCACCGCGACCAGGATCCGGATCATCGGGGAGCAGACCGCGGCCCGGGTCTACCGTTCGCAGACCAAGCGCCAGGCGCGCCGCTCCCGGCTGACCGGCCGGGCCGCGCTGCTCGCGATGGTGCTCTGCTCGCTCGTCGTGGCGCTCGCCTACCCGATACGGCAGTACGTCGCCCAGCGGGCGGAGATCGCCGATCTCCAGCGGGAGCAGCGGGAGACCCGCGGCCGGGTCGAGGAGCTGCGCGACCTCAAGGCGCGCTGGCAGGACGACGCCTACGCCGAGCAGCAGGTCCGGCTGCGGCTGCACTACGTGATGCCGGGGGAGACGGGGTTCGTCGTCGTCGACCCGGACGCCGCCAAGCAGGCCCGCGCCGAGGCCGGCGCCGCCGACCGCCCCTGGTACCGCAACGTCTGGGACGGGGTCGACAAGGCCGACGCCGCCGCCCGCCGGCCGTGA
- a CDS encoding DUF501 domain-containing protein, with amino-acid sequence MQTPPPTTPRTEPTDADVEAFKQQLGRPPRGLRAIAHRCPCGQPDVVETAPRLPDGTPFPTLYYLTCPRAASAIGTLEANGVMKEMTERLATDPELAAAYRAAHEDYIRRRDEIEELTGFPSAGGMPDRVKCLHVLVGHSLAAGPGVNPLGDEAIAMLPEWWRKGPCVTVAGTCGEDGK; translated from the coding sequence ATGCAGACTCCCCCGCCGACCACCCCGCGCACCGAGCCCACCGACGCGGACGTGGAGGCCTTCAAGCAGCAGCTCGGGCGTCCTCCGCGCGGCCTGCGCGCCATCGCGCACCGCTGCCCCTGCGGTCAGCCGGACGTCGTGGAGACGGCGCCGCGGCTGCCCGACGGCACTCCTTTCCCCACGCTGTACTACCTGACGTGCCCGAGGGCGGCCTCCGCGATCGGCACGCTGGAGGCGAACGGCGTGATGAAGGAGATGACCGAGCGCCTCGCCACCGACCCCGAGCTGGCCGCCGCGTACCGCGCCGCGCACGAGGACTACATCCGGCGGCGCGACGAGATCGAGGAGCTGACCGGCTTCCCGAGCGCGGGTGGCATGCCCGACCGGGTCAAGTGCCTGCACGTGCTGGTCGGTCACTCGCTCGCGGCCGGTCCGGGCGTCAACCCGCTGGGCGACGAGGCGATCGCGATGCTGCCCGAGTGGTGGCGCAAGGGGCCGTGCGTGACGGTCGCCGGGACCTGTGGGGAGGACGGCAAGTGA